The nucleotide sequence AATGCAGTAGAGAACACCGCCAAGAACATTCTATCCAATCCAATGGATGTCTCGATCACATAAGGAACGTAGTTCTTGTTCTCTTCATGATCAAAGAACTGTAATTTTTTACCACTGTACTCTTCATGAGCCTTGAGGTCAAAGTCTGTTCTGGAGTGGATTCCTTCCAGTTCCTTGAAGCCAAATGGGAAATTGAACTCAATATCTGTCGCCGCATTAGCATAATGCGCTAGCTTTTCATGGTCGTGAAAACGATAATTATCTGCTCCCAAACCTAGTGAGCTGTGCCACGCCATACGCTTCTCTTTCCATACTTCAAACCATTCCAGTTCCGTGCCTGGTTTGACAAAGTATTGCATTTCCATCTGCTCAAATTCTCGCTGACGGAATATAAACTGTCTCGCAACTATCTCATTTCTAAATGCTTTACCGGTCTGCGCAATCCCAAACGGAATCTTCATACGTCCCGATTTTTGAACGTTTAGGAAGTTCACAAAAATACCTTGAGCTGTTTCTGGACGTAAATACAAATCAGTCGCTGTGTCTGCACTGGCACCTATCTTAGTCCCGAACATCAAATTGAACTGACGTACATCAGTCCAGTTCTTAGAACCCGTATCTGGATCTGCGATTTCCAATTCTTCAATCAATGCCTTTACACCGGCAAGATCTTCGGCCTGTAGCAATTTTGCGAGGCGCTCTACCGGTTCTTTGGATTTTTTCAGGTAACCTACCACACGAGGATTGGTCTCGCTGTAGAGCTTTGCGTCAAAGTCTTCACCAAATCTATTGGCTGCTTTCTCGATCTCCTTATTCGCTTTTTGCAAGTGCTTCTCGCAATAATCCTCGATAAGTACATCGGCGCGATAGCGTTTTTTGGAATCTTTATTGTCGATCAATGGATCGTTAAAGGCATCCACGTGACCAGAAGCTTTCCAGGTTGTGGGATGCATAAAGATGGCTGCATCGATCCCAACGATATCCTGGTTGAGCTGCGTCATGGCCTGCCACCAGTACTCACGTATATTTTTCTTTAACTCGGCTCCATTCTGGCCGTAGTCGTAGACAGCCTGCAAGCCGTCATAGATCTCACTGGATTGGAATACATAACCGTACTCCTTTGCGTGTGAGAGTACCTTTTTGAACTGATCTTGATCGTTGTTTGCCATAGCTGGCAAAGTTAAAAAAAGGCTTGGATTGAAGTAGTTGGATGAGAATTATTTCGCTTTCGCGAAAGCGAAAACATCAACCGCACTCTTTTTTACTTAGAAAATCTATCTAAAAACAACCTCACTGCTCGATACGCGCACAGGTCCATTGAAGAGGTTGACGCGATAGGAACCTTTGGTAATTTTATCGACATCTGCCTCTACCAGCTCACAAATGTCCAGTTCTTTACCTTGATAATTGAACTCTACAATTTTGGAA is from Nonlabens sp. YIK11 and encodes:
- a CDS encoding glycine--tRNA ligase, which translates into the protein MANNDQDQFKKVLSHAKEYGYVFQSSEIYDGLQAVYDYGQNGAELKKNIREYWWQAMTQLNQDIVGIDAAIFMHPTTWKASGHVDAFNDPLIDNKDSKKRYRADVLIEDYCEKHLQKANKEIEKAANRFGEDFDAKLYSETNPRVVGYLKKSKEPVERLAKLLQAEDLAGVKALIEELEIADPDTGSKNWTDVRQFNLMFGTKIGASADTATDLYLRPETAQGIFVNFLNVQKSGRMKIPFGIAQTGKAFRNEIVARQFIFRQREFEQMEMQYFVKPGTELEWFEVWKEKRMAWHSSLGLGADNYRFHDHEKLAHYANAATDIEFNFPFGFKELEGIHSRTDFDLKAHEEYSGKKLQFFDHEENKNYVPYVIETSIGLDRMFLAVFSTALVEETLEDGSERTVLKIPAVLAPVKAAILPLLKKDGLPEIAEEIINDLKWSMKVQYDEKDAIGRRYRRQDANGTPFCVTIDHDTKEDQAVTVRDRDTMTQERIAIKDLKTYLEKRVAMSEWLRKI